GTGTTGTTAAAATCATCAAACCATACTGAACGCCTTCTAGAGTccttcaaaaagaaattatagaaATCAATTCAGACTAACTTAACAAATCAtcctaattttaaaaaatattaaatatttatcacAGAGACATTTTATTAAACCCGACTTCAACAGATAAGTAATTGTTGATATAAACTAACCGTATGGGAATGCACAGATTGATTCTCGCAGTTTTCTTTGCgacctttctttttctttttcttcctcTTTTTCTTGCCCATTTTGGAACTATTCTCAGCCTTTTCTACCGTGTGTTTTGTCTTTGGAGTAAATTTTTCGGCTAATTTTTTCCAGTTCCTCCTGGCTGCTAGTTCTAactcatgatttattttttgtcgATGTTTTATTTTCCAGTATATGATAAAAAGGACCATGCCAAGGAGAACCACAATCGGCACCAGTATTCCGGCTACTACTCCAATCGGCACCTCGTCGTCAGAGGGAGCTGCGTCCttatcttaaatgtaaaaaccaAACACGCTCAAATTATCAAAAccgattaaaaaataattaaagttatttaagttttgaatgattttcaaataaaaacaaaaattcaaaataaaattatcgaCTATCAAATaggaaatgttaaaaatatttatcatatgtgTAGTTTTACATTTGATACTGTTTGCATTGCTTACGCAACATTTAGACTACAGAAGTAACGTCATCTTGTTCTTCATCTTCCTACTTACATCGATCCACAAGATAGGCAATGACACCTGGTGACGTCACATAGGTAGAGGTCTGGTCAGTTTGGCAAATCTTGGGGTGATATGTGAGGTATACCTGATCATTGCCACTAGTAATAACCTTGACAAAATATAACACAAACAGTATATACTGGTAATAACCTTgacaaaatataaccaaaaaaGTACAGTTGTATATAAATCCAGTAGAGCATTGAGTTCTCGACAGTGGGCGTTTTCTGACCGTTACACAACTTACGTAACAAAAGAATCTGTACGTGCTGATTTCATCAGTCGTGGTGTCAAGGTTATATACCGTAAGGTACGTGCTGGCCCCGGACATCGCCGAATACATGCAACTCAAGTTACCACTGGCTAAAAATAGATGCTAGTATTTGAAATACATGATCAACATTTGTTGAAAggaaaattgtgaatttcacaTAAAAGtgtctgttttaatttttgcgTGCATAAAAGAAAAATGGTTAGGGTGTTTAGATAGCTGTAATTGGTGggaaatagaaaaatatgaaacgtTTAAAATAATACTGACTTGTAAATGTATACTGAGTTGAGGCGCATGAGCTGTTGTAACTATGAATGAGGTAGTTAGGGTATGACATTCCATCCATGACGTTCCCATAGCAACCAGAGTTTAAGGTCATGTCAAGGATGCTGGCCACACTCTCGGGGCAGGTTATAAAGTTAGATGATTCGTTGCCTTCAATGAGTATGATTTTGAAAGATAATTAGATTAGGTAGAGCTCAATAATTTATTGGTATATTGTTGACATGATTCcgaaagtttaaaatatatttgtaaaatttgatcctcGACGTTTTTTAATTAATAGCTCCATTTTAACGTTTTAGGACATTCAGAGAATAGTTTATATTGCTGCATGGTTTGATTGGTTGATTCTGTAGCCTGATAGTCAGATAATCAGTGAATCTTGCCTTTCTTGACGTAGACTTCCTGAGTACCCGTGGGTACGGATGTAGTAAGGTTACAGGCCTCACCCACGGGGAGGAGGGTCGTGGTAGAAGACTGCACGGACACCCCAACCACACGCTCATTCACAAACCCCGCCATGTCTGTAGGGGCAAAGATTGACATACTTTACAAACAAGACTGGTGTTCGATAAGTATTCTGTACTTGTAAACTCAAATCAAATTCAGACTTTCATAAgtattgtatttttacattcaaACAATAATACTTTACTTAAAGATAGCAAGAAATGTGAAAacgattaaaaaacaaaaatgtttccaCGCAGTAATGATAATTGGTATACCTGAATTATACTGGACTAGGTATTTAGTTTCTGTGATTTTCGTGAAGGACATACAGAAGTACACATCATAGTTGCTGGTGCTAAGGATAGGTATACGGGCTCTGAAACAAATGATAAAGTGTCTCACTGTAAATGGATTGCTGGGGAGGGACACTGGTGAAGGTATTGTTTGGGGGGTTTGGGCGTTTCTCATTAGTGTCCATACTCCTTCTTTTCATGAAATCATTATATTCTCATTTTCTAATTGAGCTCATATTCTAATCAATTACTTTTTATGGCTTAGATTTTTAACATTGTCATAAACTCATATAGTATTTCTTATTTGTTCTCTGTTTTGATtcttatttatttctatgtCTCCTGGACTGAATTTTAAATTCTGAAGGCAAATTCGATTTCATGGTAATATGTTTACACTAGAGTTACTATATAGTAGTTAACCACATGTTCATGAGTTGGAAGATAAAACAGCAAACACTGTATGtcaaaaaagttttcttttaacATAGACATGTATATATGTTCTACGGAAGCAGGTTAGTGAGAAAACATATTTCGTATTGCAATCGGGATCGTCAAAAGTAATgaaatattgttcaaaacaaaatggtTCAAAAAGTGACCAAAATTAAGGACATTGTAAATGAAACTTTTTATCTGGTGagttttcaaaataagcgaTGGCCGACTCTGTTTGGAGCACTGTCTTATTTGGAAAGCACATGGATTTCAACACCATTAGTTATcgtaaaatgaagaaaaaaataacactgGTGGGttaaataatcataataatgTAACATGTCTTATGTTTCTAAAAAGTTTTCGTTGGTCTATATTTTTGTGACTCAatagaacataaaaaaaaactcacaaTACACAGAAGTAAAAACCGCcagataaaacattttttttttcattgcagaAACCGGCTTTCGTAAACTTTCGCTTATTTTCTGACATACTCCGAGCAAAAATAGAACACCCCCCAAAAATGTTCTTAGATTAAACATTgcaattatattaaataaaa
The nucleotide sequence above comes from Magallana gigas chromosome 2, xbMagGiga1.1, whole genome shotgun sequence. Encoded proteins:
- the LOC105340943 gene encoding uncharacterized protein — protein: MPGFIRTLLICVVSVVNISYQLTDGACEFPPDLRGDWYTTSNGLVTFSNDSISNFKSLIHPSTHTYNCEYIDNGRYITRARIPILSTSNYDVYFCMSFTKITETKYLVQYNSDMAGFVNERVVGVSVQSSTTTLLPVGEACNLTTSVPTGTQEVYVKKGNESSNFITCPESVASILDMTLNSGCYGNVMDGMSYPNYLIHSYNSSCASTQYTFTTSGNLSCMYSAMSGASTYLTVYNLDTTTDEISTYRFFCYVITSGNDQVYLTYHPKICQTDQTSTYVTSPGVIAYLVDRYKDAAPSDDEVPIGVVAGILVPIVVLLGMVLFIIYWKIKHRQKINHELELAARRNWKKLAEKFTPKTKHTVEKAENSSKMGKKKRKKKKKKGRKENCENQSVHSHTDSRRRSVWFDDFNNTIEEIQEPQPWQRQWEAFNDPLNKQTYDDDRGTPNTARSISSVQKIWLNPDNTEKVEVESTWDNVANFLANIRKRPKQEDFLQPQ